One window of Planctomycetia bacterium genomic DNA carries:
- a CDS encoding sigma-70 family RNA polymerase sigma factor, with translation MPSLSSNRAVDETSEEALLAGLRAEDDDAFTIFAHQHAGPMLAVARRIVGNEEDARDALQEAFLSAFKAIKSFEGGSRLSTWLHRIVVNAALMKLRSRKRVQERSIEDLLPKFLSDGHPATPASAWRETGDSEAQRKENRTLVRAAIDELPEIYRTVLLLRDIEELSTEETSEVLGINNNAVKTRLHRARQALRTLLDPHFREGP, from the coding sequence ATGCCATCCCTTTCATCGAACCGTGCCGTCGACGAGACATCCGAGGAAGCCCTCCTCGCCGGTCTTCGCGCCGAGGACGATGATGCCTTTACGATTTTTGCGCACCAACATGCCGGCCCGATGCTGGCCGTGGCCCGGCGAATCGTAGGCAACGAAGAGGATGCCCGCGACGCACTTCAAGAGGCCTTTCTCTCCGCGTTCAAGGCCATCAAGTCTTTCGAAGGCGGCTCAAGGCTCTCCACCTGGCTGCATCGAATCGTCGTCAATGCCGCACTGATGAAACTGCGCTCCCGCAAGCGGGTTCAGGAACGATCCATCGAAGACCTGCTGCCGAAGTTCCTGTCCGACGGCCATCCGGCAACCCCGGCCTCGGCCTGGCGGGAAACAGGCGATTCAGAGGCACAGCGAAAGGAAAATCGGACGCTGGTCCGGGCAGCCATCGACGAACTACCCGAGATTTACCGTACCGTTTTGCTCCTCCGCGACATCGAAGAGTTGAGTACGGAGGAAACAAGTGAGGTGCTGGGAATTAATAACAACGCTGTCAAAACGCGACTTCATCGGGCACGGCAGGCCCTGCGGACCCTGCTCGATCCCCATTTTCGGGAGGGGCCGTAA
- the fusA gene encoding elongation factor G encodes MKPQSTKEEPGQSSDPMHRVRNIGIAAHIDAGKTTTTERILFYTGRTHKIGEVDDGTTTTDFDEQEQNRGITIFSAAVTCPWRDHTINLIDTPGHVDFTAEVERSLRVLDGAIVVFDSKEGVEAQSETVWRQAKKYGVPTICFLNKMDKIGADFESSVASIRKRLEAHPVAVQFPIGAESGFSGVIDLLSMRALRFTGQEGVTVVEEAIPESLMETARSLRHELEEKVAETDDGLMHKYLEETPLEVSEIKAALRRATIGNVLQPVFCGSSLKKIGVQPLLDGVLDYLPSPLDRPPVQGVKSINDETVVIRRPSRSEPLAGLVFKIVSDKPMDLYYIRVYSGVLKSGMRLLNGNTGKKENLSRMFRMFAKRREQIDEAPAGDIVACLGLKDSLTGHTICETSAPVVLGRIEFPAPVISVSVEPKNTKDKDQLGESLAKLERQDPTFKHHFDAETGQTLISGMGELHLEVLAYKLAHDFGVPVNVGKPRVSYRETISRAAEAEGRFIRQTGGRGQYAVIKLRVEPLAREKGRDHFEFYNGLRGVSIDHDYVAAVERGVRDALPMGVLAGYEILDVRVTLIDAQQHEVDSSDLAFENAGRLAFEEACKAAGPIMLEPMMKLQVTVPEDFFGVVNSDLAARRGIIEDTESRGQYRIIHGLAPLSELFQYATKLRTLTQGRASYSMEPHAYEAMPPAQQQALLKLHGYGA; translated from the coding sequence ATGAAACCACAGTCAACCAAGGAGGAGCCCGGCCAATCGAGCGACCCGATGCACCGCGTGCGGAACATCGGGATTGCCGCCCATATCGACGCCGGAAAAACGACAACGACGGAGCGAATCCTCTTTTACACCGGGCGGACGCACAAAATCGGAGAGGTCGATGACGGAACGACGACTACTGACTTTGACGAGCAAGAGCAGAATCGCGGCATCACCATTTTCAGCGCGGCGGTGACCTGCCCTTGGCGCGATCACACCATCAATCTGATTGATACGCCGGGCCACGTAGATTTCACGGCAGAGGTGGAGCGCAGCCTTCGGGTATTGGATGGGGCGATTGTTGTCTTCGATTCGAAGGAAGGCGTCGAGGCGCAATCAGAGACCGTGTGGCGACAGGCGAAGAAGTATGGCGTCCCGACGATCTGCTTTCTGAACAAGATGGACAAGATCGGGGCCGATTTCGAAAGCTCGGTGGCGTCGATTCGAAAGCGCCTCGAGGCACATCCGGTTGCGGTGCAATTCCCGATTGGGGCGGAATCGGGGTTCAGCGGCGTCATCGACCTGCTCTCGATGAGAGCACTTCGATTCACCGGACAGGAGGGAGTTACGGTTGTTGAAGAGGCTATTCCAGAAAGCCTGATGGAGACGGCGCGGAGCCTTCGCCACGAGCTTGAGGAAAAGGTCGCCGAGACGGACGACGGGCTGATGCACAAGTATCTGGAAGAGACGCCGCTTGAGGTTTCGGAGATCAAGGCGGCGCTTCGACGAGCGACGATCGGCAATGTGCTGCAGCCGGTGTTTTGCGGGTCATCGCTGAAGAAGATCGGTGTGCAGCCGCTGCTGGACGGCGTGCTGGACTATCTGCCGTCCCCGCTCGATCGGCCGCCGGTCCAGGGAGTGAAGTCGATTAATGATGAAACGGTGGTGATCCGGCGTCCATCGAGGAGCGAGCCGCTTGCGGGCCTGGTCTTCAAGATCGTCTCAGACAAGCCGATGGACTTGTACTACATCCGCGTTTATAGCGGGGTGCTCAAAAGCGGGATGCGTCTTCTGAACGGGAATACGGGCAAGAAGGAGAATCTGAGCCGGATGTTTCGCATGTTCGCGAAACGCCGGGAGCAGATCGACGAAGCTCCTGCGGGCGATATCGTCGCATGTCTGGGACTGAAGGACTCGCTGACGGGCCACACGATTTGCGAGACGTCGGCGCCGGTCGTACTCGGACGAATCGAGTTTCCCGCGCCGGTCATCAGTGTTTCCGTGGAGCCGAAGAACACCAAGGACAAGGATCAGCTCGGAGAGTCGCTCGCGAAACTAGAGCGTCAGGATCCTACGTTCAAGCATCACTTTGACGCTGAAACAGGCCAGACGCTGATCAGCGGTATGGGAGAATTGCATCTGGAAGTTCTCGCGTACAAGCTCGCTCACGATTTTGGCGTGCCGGTCAATGTGGGGAAGCCGCGTGTTTCCTATCGGGAGACGATTTCCCGGGCGGCGGAGGCGGAGGGCCGATTCATCCGGCAGACAGGCGGTCGGGGACAATATGCGGTCATCAAACTGCGCGTCGAACCATTGGCACGCGAAAAGGGCAGAGATCATTTCGAGTTTTACAATGGGCTTCGCGGCGTGTCGATCGACCATGATTACGTCGCGGCGGTTGAGCGGGGCGTGCGTGACGCGCTACCCATGGGCGTGCTGGCGGGTTACGAGATTCTCGACGTGCGCGTGACGCTGATCGATGCGCAACAGCACGAGGTGGACAGCTCCGACCTTGCATTCGAAAACGCCGGCCGGCTTGCTTTTGAAGAGGCCTGTAAGGCGGCGGGTCCGATCATGCTTGAGCCGATGATGAAGCTTCAGGTCACGGTGCCGGAGGATTTCTTCGGTGTGGTGAATAGTGATCTGGCGGCTCGGCGCGGAATCATTGAGGACACGGAAAGCCGCGGGCAATATCGAATCATCCACGGCCTTGCACCGTTGTCGGAGCTTTTTCAGTATGCGACGAAGCTTCGAACATTGACCCAGGGCCGGGCCAGCTACTCGATGGAGCCGCACGCCTACGAAGCGATGCCGCCGGCCCAACAACAGGCCCTGCTCAAGCTGCACGGGTACGGGGCTTAG
- the rpsJ gene encoding 30S ribosomal protein S10 produces the protein MALDRIRIRMEAYDHQALDISAREICEHAKRTSARVSGPIPLPTRIERYTVLRSPHVDKKSMEQFEMRTHKRVIDIFDPTARTVEALNRLVVPAGVFVKIRA, from the coding sequence GTGGCGCTGGATCGAATTCGAATACGGATGGAGGCATACGATCATCAGGCGTTGGATATTTCAGCGCGTGAGATTTGCGAACATGCCAAGCGGACGAGCGCCCGCGTAAGCGGCCCTATTCCACTTCCGACGCGAATTGAGCGTTATACGGTGCTTCGAAGCCCCCACGTTGACAAGAAGTCCATGGAGCAATTCGAGATGCGGACTCACAAGCGTGTGATCGACATCTTCGACCCGACGGCCCGGACTGTGGAGGCACTGAATCGGCTGGTTGTTCCGGCAGGCGTATTTGTAAAAATCAGAGCGTGA
- the rplD gene encoding 50S ribosomal protein L4 translates to MIEIPILNTKGEQVGSEKLDPELLGGRVRIDLLKQAVVTYRANQRQGTHKTKTRAEVHGSSRKLYRQKGTGRARAGNLRTPVRVGGGHAFAKTNRDYSKKLSKNMRRLARNSAILAKAQAGTAVILTGLTLDAPKTKTLASVLRATKSDRGALLAVSAVDKNLLLSGRNIPGFCLKQVWDMNAHEVLRARRLMFTPEAFQSLTKDPVLGGRAAVQG, encoded by the coding sequence ATGATCGAGATACCCATTCTGAATACGAAGGGCGAGCAGGTTGGCAGCGAGAAGCTGGACCCGGAGCTCCTGGGCGGTCGCGTGCGGATCGACTTGCTGAAACAGGCGGTCGTGACGTACCGCGCGAACCAGCGTCAGGGCACGCACAAGACGAAGACTCGTGCGGAGGTGCATGGGTCGTCGCGGAAGCTGTATCGTCAGAAGGGGACTGGTCGCGCTCGCGCCGGAAACCTGCGAACACCGGTTCGCGTGGGCGGCGGACACGCCTTCGCCAAGACGAATCGAGATTACTCGAAGAAGCTATCGAAGAACATGCGTCGGCTGGCTCGGAATTCGGCGATTCTGGCAAAGGCTCAGGCGGGCACCGCGGTGATCCTGACCGGACTGACGCTAGACGCGCCAAAGACGAAGACGCTTGCGTCCGTTCTGCGAGCGACAAAGTCGGATCGCGGGGCGCTGCTCGCAGTGTCGGCGGTTGATAAGAATCTGTTGTTGTCGGGACGGAACATTCCGGGGTTCTGCTTGAAGCAGGTATGGGACATGAACGCCCATGAAGTGCTGCGGGCGCGGCGTCTTATGTTTACGCCGGAAGCGTTTCAGTCGCTGACGAAGGATCCGGTATTGGGCGGTCGCGCGGCCGTGCAGGGGTAA
- a CDS encoding PEP-CTERM sorting domain-containing protein — MRITALITGIVLMAATSANAVFVGFDTAGNNTLATADVLVSNTADWNDGSCALSADVGMASLSAGDVDFYKLTIPSGCILTAITTPLGVFPSSPDTVMGVWDSLGLANDNDDAGDDASWSTGPAGPTRGSAVRYSNDSGVAQMVWLSVSGYADFDFDGIDDIFGGPHPESGSYLLTVSLTPEPATLGLLLGGLVFFARRRK, encoded by the coding sequence ATGCGGATCACAGCACTTATCACTGGAATCGTATTGATGGCCGCGACGTCGGCGAATGCCGTCTTCGTTGGCTTTGACACGGCCGGCAACAACACGTTGGCGACAGCCGATGTGCTTGTCAGCAATACGGCTGACTGGAATGATGGCTCCTGCGCGTTGAGCGCAGACGTCGGCATGGCCAGCCTTTCGGCAGGCGACGTTGACTTTTATAAGTTGACGATTCCGAGCGGGTGCATCCTGACGGCTATCACCACGCCGCTTGGTGTTTTCCCGAGCTCGCCTGACACCGTCATGGGTGTCTGGGATAGCCTTGGCCTCGCGAACGACAATGATGATGCCGGTGACGATGCTTCCTGGTCGACTGGCCCTGCCGGTCCGACCCGCGGTAGCGCTGTTCGCTATTCGAATGACAGCGGCGTTGCCCAGATGGTCTGGCTGTCGGTTTCGGGTTATGCCGATTTCGACTTCGACGGCATCGACGACATCTTCGGCGGTCCGCATCCTGAGTCGGGTTCCTACCTGCTGACCGTCAGCCTGACGCCGGAGCCTGCGACGCTTGGTCTGCTGCTTGGCGGCCTGGTGTTCTTCGCCCGCCGACGCAAGTAA
- the rplC gene encoding 50S ribosomal protein L3 gives MTAAILGKKIGMTRVFAKDGASVPVTVVQAGPCPILQVKTKDCDGYEAVQLGFENARASRSTRPQIGHAHAAKTVPQRFVREIRLAAPTEQKAGDVVTVELFESPEVKYVDVVGTSIGKGYQGVMKRHGFKGQPASHGTERKHRSPGGIGSSGNRGLGRCIKKGKRMSGHMGHERCTARNQKLVMIDKDRNLLLIQGTVPGPKNGYVIISKAKTKG, from the coding sequence ATGACCGCGGCCATCCTTGGAAAAAAAATCGGCATGACGCGCGTGTTCGCCAAGGACGGCGCATCAGTTCCGGTGACGGTGGTGCAGGCCGGTCCGTGCCCGATCCTTCAGGTGAAGACGAAGGATTGCGACGGGTACGAGGCCGTTCAACTGGGGTTTGAGAATGCGCGGGCAAGCCGGAGCACTCGGCCGCAGATTGGTCATGCCCATGCGGCGAAGACGGTGCCACAGCGATTTGTCCGGGAGATTCGGTTGGCGGCTCCGACGGAGCAGAAGGCGGGTGACGTCGTCACGGTAGAGTTGTTTGAGTCGCCGGAAGTGAAGTATGTGGATGTGGTCGGCACGTCGATCGGCAAGGGATATCAGGGCGTCATGAAGCGGCATGGCTTCAAGGGACAGCCGGCCTCGCACGGAACCGAGCGGAAGCACCGCTCGCCGGGTGGCATCGGCTCCTCCGGCAATCGCGGCCTTGGACGTTGTATTAAAAAGGGCAAGCGCATGTCGGGTCACATGGGGCACGAACGCTGCACGGCCCGCAATCAAAAGCTGGTGATGATCGACAAGGATCGTAATCTGCTTCTTATTCAGGGGACGGTCCCGGGTCCGAAGAACGGATACGTGATCATCTCCAAGGCGAAAACGAAGGGTTAA
- the rplW gene encoding 50S ribosomal protein L23 has product MDIYHVIRRPLVTEKGTHQSRQSYGASHTRPGRGGAYSFEVHPSANKIEICDAIEKIYGVKVQSVRTSVCAGKKRRTRFKFGMTREWKKAVVVLKPEHHIDLF; this is encoded by the coding sequence ATGGATATCTACCACGTCATTCGCAGGCCACTGGTCACAGAGAAGGGGACTCACCAGAGTCGCCAGTCGTACGGTGCATCGCACACACGGCCAGGCCGCGGCGGCGCATACAGCTTCGAGGTTCATCCGTCCGCAAACAAGATCGAGATTTGCGACGCGATTGAAAAGATTTATGGCGTCAAGGTTCAAAGCGTTCGGACGAGCGTCTGTGCGGGCAAAAAGCGTCGCACGCGGTTTAAGTTCGGCATGACTCGGGAGTGGAAGAAGGCGGTGGTGGTTCTCAAGCCCGAGCACCACATCGATTTGTTCTAG
- a CDS encoding zf-HC2 domain-containing protein — protein sequence MGLWSRMIAKLHLFGARRGLREPLLTCREVIDFIEAYRTGELPAEQRREFQIHIDVCPPCVSFLDTYETTIKLEKCCRDDSADIEVPPELIKAILASREK from the coding sequence ATGGGACTTTGGTCTCGCATGATCGCAAAGTTGCACTTGTTCGGGGCCCGGCGCGGTCTGCGCGAGCCGCTTTTGACCTGCCGTGAAGTCATCGATTTCATCGAGGCCTACCGAACGGGCGAACTTCCGGCCGAGCAGCGCCGCGAGTTTCAAATCCATATCGACGTGTGCCCTCCATGCGTGTCGTTTCTCGACACCTATGAGACGACCATCAAGTTGGAGAAGTGCTGTCGCGATGATTCGGCTGACATTGAGGTACCGCCCGAGCTGATCAAGGCCATTCTCGCCTCCCGCGAAAAGTAG
- a CDS encoding RNA polymerase sigma factor: protein MQLAIPIPQTHLTIDDAEAALVERAKRDREAFAILYRRHYGMIVGYILRRIGDAHAAEDLTADVFTAALRYLPRYRQRGVPIKAWLYRIATTTVNRWVRRQQRRSVIEGFFAAMRGPTDGNGASSGGNGSVRHDLPETDAERARLALLELPPKFQTVLSLHYLEGLSLQDIAVAVGCRLGTVKSRLSRGRDAMRERLLKRRPPEAGAASSGTSPSNVAPKGDVSA from the coding sequence GTGCAATTGGCCATACCCATTCCTCAGACTCACCTGACCATCGATGATGCCGAGGCGGCCCTGGTCGAGCGGGCGAAGCGGGATCGGGAGGCCTTTGCCATTCTGTACCGGCGGCACTACGGCATGATCGTCGGCTACATTCTCCGGCGGATCGGCGATGCCCATGCCGCCGAGGACCTGACGGCCGATGTGTTCACGGCTGCCCTTCGATACCTGCCGCGATACCGGCAGCGGGGCGTGCCGATCAAGGCGTGGCTGTACCGAATTGCGACGACCACGGTTAATCGATGGGTGAGAAGGCAACAGCGGCGCAGCGTGATCGAGGGGTTCTTCGCCGCGATGCGCGGGCCGACGGATGGCAACGGCGCAAGCAGCGGCGGCAATGGTTCGGTCAGACACGACCTGCCCGAGACCGATGCCGAGCGAGCCCGGTTGGCGCTCTTGGAGCTGCCGCCGAAATTCCAGACTGTCTTATCACTGCATTATCTCGAGGGTCTGAGTCTGCAGGACATCGCCGTTGCTGTTGGCTGTCGGCTGGGGACTGTGAAGTCCCGGCTGTCGCGCGGCAGAGACGCGATGCGCGAGCGGTTATTGAAACGCCGGCCGCCTGAAGCCGGCGCCGCGAGCAGCGGAACGAGCCCTTCGAATGTTGCTCCGAAAGGAGACGTATCAGCATGA
- the rplB gene encoding 50S ribosomal protein L2, with translation MGVKIHKKTTPGRRQSSVNDFAELTSRSRRPVKALVRPLSKTGGRNNQGFTTSRFRGGGHKRLYRVIDFKRNKDDIAAVVEAIEYDPNRNSFIALLKYADGELRYILAPNGLTAGTKVMSGSKAEPQVGCAMALKDMPVGLDIHNIEIIAGQGGKMCRTAGGTARFVAKEGNWATIILPSGEMRQVRADCRATIGQVGNADFKNIVYGKAGRRRYLGRRPHVRGTAQNPVAHPLGGGEGRSGGGRHPCSPTGKLAKGGRTRNPRLNSNRRILRRRKSRRYGQVSLPRRK, from the coding sequence ATGGGCGTAAAAATTCATAAGAAGACGACTCCCGGCCGGCGGCAGTCGAGCGTCAATGATTTCGCCGAGTTGACGTCGCGGAGTCGTCGCCCGGTCAAGGCGCTGGTTCGGCCGTTGTCGAAGACCGGTGGTCGAAACAACCAGGGCTTCACGACATCGCGATTTCGGGGCGGCGGCCACAAGCGGCTGTACCGTGTGATCGACTTTAAGCGCAATAAGGACGACATTGCGGCCGTGGTTGAGGCGATCGAGTACGATCCGAACCGCAACAGCTTTATCGCGTTGCTGAAATATGCAGATGGTGAGCTACGATATATCCTTGCCCCCAACGGCCTGACGGCGGGGACAAAGGTGATGAGCGGCTCAAAGGCTGAGCCTCAGGTCGGTTGCGCGATGGCGCTGAAGGACATGCCGGTCGGCCTGGACATTCACAATATTGAGATCATCGCCGGCCAGGGGGGCAAGATGTGTCGGACCGCCGGTGGGACGGCGCGCTTCGTTGCCAAAGAAGGCAATTGGGCGACGATCATTCTGCCTTCGGGGGAAATGCGGCAGGTGCGAGCGGATTGTCGCGCGACGATCGGCCAGGTCGGCAATGCTGACTTTAAGAACATCGTGTACGGAAAGGCGGGTCGTCGGCGGTATTTGGGCCGACGGCCGCATGTTCGCGGGACGGCACAGAATCCGGTCGCCCATCCGCTGGGCGGCGGCGAAGGACGTAGCGGCGGCGGACGTCATCCGTGCAGCCCGACGGGCAAGTTGGCCAAGGGTGGTCGGACGCGTAACCCGCGACTGAACTCGAATCGACGAATTCTGCGGCGGCGAAAGAGTCGTCGCTATGGACAGGTATCATTGCCGCGGCGCAAGTAA
- the tnpA gene encoding IS200/IS605 family transposase: MPGTYSQVLLHVVFSTKHREKWISAQIAERLFPYIGGIIRTEKGTLLDVGGMEDHVHLYLRWRPDESISNLMRVVKARSSKWVHETFPELAAFAWQEGYSAFSVSKSQEDVVKKYIANQAEHHRREDFRSELLRLLRAHGVEFDVKYVCD, translated from the coding sequence ATGCCCGGCACGTACTCGCAGGTTCTGTTACACGTCGTCTTCAGCACCAAGCATCGCGAGAAATGGATCAGTGCGCAGATCGCAGAGCGTCTCTTCCCATACATCGGCGGGATCATTCGCACTGAGAAGGGGACACTGCTCGACGTCGGCGGCATGGAGGATCATGTGCACCTGTACTTGCGCTGGCGGCCGGACGAGTCGATTTCAAATCTGATGCGAGTCGTGAAAGCGCGGTCGTCGAAATGGGTCCATGAAACGTTTCCAGAGCTCGCCGCGTTTGCATGGCAGGAGGGTTACTCCGCCTTTTCGGTCAGCAAGTCGCAGGAAGACGTGGTTAAAAAATACATCGCGAATCAGGCCGAGCATCATCGGCGTGAAGATTTTCGATCGGAGTTGCTGCGATTGCTGAGGGCGCACGGGGTCGAGTTCGACGTGAAGTATGTGTGTGATTGA